The Sulfurovum sp. TSL6 genome contains the following window.
GTCACAGTATAGACTCCTACAGTATTGATATCTACAGGATTGACTGTCACGATATTTGCTGTGATGTCCCCATCAATGTTATCAGAAGCTGTTGCCCCTTCATCAGTATAGGCAGTTCCCAGCTCTATGGATACATCTGAACCGTTCATTGTGATGACCGGTTTGGTGACGTCAGCTGTATATCCATTCTGATGATAAGCATTTATCTCACTAGCTGATAGTGCACCATCAAAAATAGCTATGTCATCTAATGCACCATCAAACCAATACTTAGTCTCAAACCAACCAATATTTACAGGTTCTGTTCCAACAAAATTAACTGAAGATGTAATAGATGTAGTATTATCTTCTATACCATTAATATACAATCTTATAACACTATTGGCTACATCTTTGACTGCTACTACATGTGTCCATTGAGTACCAGTTATATCAATATCTGCATTACTTATGATATTAGCAGCTCCACCTATAGAAACTATTACTTTATTTCCATCTCTACCAATCCACCATGAGCCATTACCACTGCTTCCGGCATGACGTCCAATAGCAACTTCAATACCATTTGTATTGTTTGGTTTCATCCATAACATTACTGTAAAATTCTGATCAACTGCCCAATCAAAAGAATCATCATCTGGGACATCAAGATCAGAGTTCAATATACTGAAATCCTGAGCATCACCAACCTGCCCTAATATTTGCGTAGGACAACCTGCACTACACATTGCATCTGTAGCACCATTATACTCATCTATATAAGTAGTTGCTCCATCATTTTCATCCAGTTTCCAATAGTGCTGCATGCCACTTGGTAAGGAAGCAGTATCCCTCACTTTTACTACAAAACTCTGAACTACTGTTTGACTAACATTATCTGCAGTCACGTTTACATCATCATTCGCTACAAGAGATGGTGTTCCAGTTATCAAACCTGTATTCGGATCGATATTCATCCATCCTGGATTAAGCGTGATAGCAAATGTTGCCGAGGGATCATTACTGTTGACATCATAAGTATAAGGTGTATTCACTTCTGCTGATATGATAGGAGTAGATATAATTTTGAGGGGTACATTACCATTATCATAATGCTGTTTTATCTGCTCAGCACTCAAAACACCATTGTAAACTCTCATTTCATCCAATGCTCCATCAAACCAATATTTATTAAAAAACCAACCTATATTCACTGGTTCAGTTCCGCTAAAATCAGTTAAAGTTATACCCGTTACACTATTATCTTCAACACCATTAATATAGAGTCTTATCTGATCACTTGCAAAATCTTTAACAGCTACCACATGTGTCCACACATTGCCACTTGTGTCAATATCTGCAATACTCGTAAGAGAATCACCTATAGAAATCTTAACTTTGTTTCCTTCGCGACCGACCCACCATGAGTCATTACCACTAGTTCCCGCATGACGTCCAATAGCAACTTGAAGATTTGTTGTGCTATCTGGTTTCATCCAGAACTCTATAGTAAAGCTATCTCCAGCTGCCCAATCAAACGTTCCATCATCAACCACATTCACTTCAGCAGTACTTCCATCAAACAGCTGGGCATTACTGATGATCCCAGAGGTTTGAGTAGGACAAGCTGTAACACATGTACCATTTGCATCACGATATGTGTCTATATATGGTTCTGTTGCTTCATCTAGTTTCCAATGATGTAGAGGTATATTATCTACAAGTGCCTCATACCACACATTTGCCATCTTCGCATAACCTGTATCATTAGGGTGAAGATCATCTATCATATCTGTAGCATCATAAACAAAGCCTGCACCGTTTTCCATATCTACAATAACAATATCATCTCCATTGGCAATACGTGTATTAGCCATACCTATAACATTATTATTAAATGTAGTGATCTCATTGACAGTTGTATCCGTACATGCATCAGTTGCACCGGCAGCAGTATTGTTCCAATCTTTCCAACAGTTGATAATACGTGAGAGTATTACTTTGACATTGGTATTATTATCGGTTTCATATCTGTCAATTTCTTTCAGTGTATTCGCAACATCAAGAGCACCATTGTCAGTAATTACACCATTAGTACCAATATGTAGCAATACAATATCTGCTGGATTGTTAGTCAAGTAACCATATACATTAGCAGCCATCTCTGCATCTGTTAGCCCATTATGTCCTTCATGGTCAGCATCAGACATTAGTGTTCCTCCAGCATTAAGAGAACCAACAAAATCAACAGTATAACCATCCGTTTGAAGTAATTTCAGAAGATCATCTCTATAAGCAGTACGGTTTGCCTCCGGTATTTCTTCAGCACCACCTAAATTGTATTTATCATCACGATAATTTTCATGTGTGATGGAGTCACCCAATGGCATAATTCTAACCGTCTCTCCAGCAATGAGAGAAAACGACATAAATAAAGGTACTACCATACCTACCAATAACATCTTTTTAAACAAACCAACTCTATAATTCCGCATATCTAATCCTTTTAGAATATTCAATTGTCATCATTTTGGTTTAAAAATAAGTATATCTATTTCAACGCTCCTATTATAAATCATAGACGTCTATAACATTGTCCAATATAATAGTCTACTACAAATATTATAAATATAAAGAATATAAAATTAGTTTAAATTATTATTAATCTAATAATAAAAGAAGTAAAATTTGAAACAAAAAATAGTCAACTGTTTTTAATTCATTCATATAAAAAGCATTATCTAAACTGTCGAATATGTAGTGTTAAGATGATCAGCTAATCGTAACGTCATTTGAATGATAGTAAATGTTGGGTTGACATGCCCTGTTGTTGCGAATACACTACTTCCTGCTATATATAAATTATCTATACCAAAAACCTTCTGATTTTTATCTACTACACCTTCATAAGGGGTTGCCCCCATACGTGTCGTACCCATATGATGATTACCGCCAACTTCCTGGGGAAAGCCTGGAAATTTTGTATCCCTCGAAAGTATCCAGTCATCAATCTTCATTCGACCCAAATTACGCTCCACAAATAATTTTCCAAAACACATTGTTGCTTTTTGAAATGTAAATTTATCCGTTTCCTGTAATTTCCAATTTACTACTGCTCGTTTCAAGCCCAATTTATCGACTTCAGATCCAATGGTAATCCTACTTTCCGGATTGGGAGTCTGTTCTGCTACTACTCTAATGGCACCATCATTATGACAACGATTCCCTAGCATGTCACGCGACCAGTCTGTAGAGCATAGTATATGACGTATCTTCTCTTTAAAAGTAAGTATAGAATCATAAAGCCCCAAACTAGGTTCAACACGTAATCCAAAATTAAGCACTTTTTGCTGTTTTTGAAATTTTTCAGATGGTCGAAACAAAGTAGTTCTAAATTCATCACTCCATTCTGGTTTCTTAGAAGCAAATACTTTTGTAATATGATCATCTACAATAAAAGATCCTGTAACAAAATGTGGATGGTCTGAAAAAAAACGTCCAACTAAATCATTGTTGTTACCTATACCATTTTTACTCTGTTTATTAAAGTTTAATAATAAACGTGCATTTTCAATGCCACCAGTCGCTAAAATATAAATTTTAGCTTTAGCACTAAACACTTTACATCTATAATTTTTTATTTCAATATTATTGATACTTGATAAATTATCTAAAAGCGTCATATCGGTCAAATTAGCATTTACATAACAAGTAATATTTTCTCGATTTTCCAATTCGGATTTGTATTTATCTCTAAAGTTTGTAGCAGGAGAACTCCATCGAAACTTAAACT
Protein-coding sequences here:
- a CDS encoding LamG-like jellyroll fold domain-containing protein; translation: MRNYRVGLFKKMLLVGMVVPLFMSFSLIAGETVRIMPLGDSITHENYRDDKYNLGGAEEIPEANRTAYRDDLLKLLQTDGYTVDFVGSLNAGGTLMSDADHEGHNGLTDAEMAANVYGYLTNNPADIVLLHIGTNGVITDNGALDVANTLKEIDRYETDNNTNVKVILSRIINCWKDWNNTAAGATDACTDTTVNEITTFNNNVIGMANTRIANGDDIVIVDMENGAGFVYDATDMIDDLHPNDTGYAKMANVWYEALVDNIPLHHWKLDEATEPYIDTYRDANGTCVTACPTQTSGIISNAQLFDGSTAEVNVVDDGTFDWAAGDSFTIEFWMKPDSTTNLQVAIGRHAGTSGNDSWWVGREGNKVKISIGDSLTSIADIDTSGNVWTHVVAVKDFASDQIRLYINGVEDNSVTGITLTDFSGTEPVNIGWFFNKYWFDGALDEMRVYNGVLSAEQIKQHYDNGNVPLKIISTPIISAEVNTPYTYDVNSNDPSATFAITLNPGWMNIDPNTGLITGTPSLVANDDVNVTADNVSQTVVQSFVVKVRDTASLPSGMQHYWKLDENDGATTYIDEYNGATDAMCSAGCPTQILGQVGDAQDFSILNSDLDVPDDDSFDWAVDQNFTVMLWMKPNNTNGIEVAIGRHAGSSGNGSWWIGRDGNKVIVSIGGAANIISNADIDITGTQWTHVVAVKDVANSVIRLYINGIEDNTTSITSSVNFVGTEPVNIGWFETKYWFDGALDDIAIFDGALSASEINAYHQNGYTADVTKPVITMNGSDVSIELGTAYTDEGATASDNIDGDITANIVTVNPVDINTVGVYTVT
- a CDS encoding GMC oxidoreductase; this translates as MIYDLNEINNDPFKDKTFDICIIGAGAAGITLAIYLKKNFNILLLEGGGFEFSNESQEIYKGKNVGHEYFELDTSRARWLGGTTNWWGGWCAPFEKCDFKKRDFVKYSGWPIEKTDLDPYDKEARFIVNLPKNPQSINYKGWNDILEKGDKDLNEFKFRWSSPATNFRDKYKSELENRENITCYVNANLTDMTLLDNLSSINNIEIKNYRCKVFSAKAKIYILATGGIENARLLLNFNKQSKNGIGNNNDLVGRFFSDHPHFVTGSFIVDDHITKVFASKKPEWSDEFRTTLFRPSEKFQKQQKVLNFGLRVEPSLGLYDSILTFKEKIRHILCSTDWSRDMLGNRCHNDGAIRVVAEQTPNPESRITIGSEVDKLGLKRAVVNWKLQETDKFTFQKATMCFGKLFVERNLGRMKIDDWILSRDTKFPGFPQEVGGNHHMGTTRMGATPYEGVVDKNQKVFGIDNLYIAGSSVFATTGHVNPTFTIIQMTLRLADHLNTTYSTV